One segment of Nymphaea colorata isolate Beijing-Zhang1983 unplaced genomic scaffold, ASM883128v2 scaffold0015, whole genome shotgun sequence DNA contains the following:
- the LOC116267935 gene encoding uncharacterized protein LOC116267935 isoform X1: protein MANAALLLLIVVSFCSVSCLSRASSPPPPQPLALPPALSTTTAARSPAGALHHHRCSLSSHRPPPPPSCPEVNGNLQTRVLIEESRFISSCIIYGCLRNKLSCTFGGSESNIVLHSGHNRGTAACASSMLFLCFRLEILFFMLSFVCKIFCILKFNLLFQVSGFILLYLVQLCRY, encoded by the exons ATGGCCAACGCAGCTCTT TTGCTGTTGATCGTGGTAAGCTTCTGTTCCGTCTCTTGCCTCTCCCGCGCTTCCAGCCCTCCACCACCACAACCGCTCGCTCTCCCGCCGGCGCTCTCCACCACCACAGCTGCTCGCTCTCCCGCCGGCGCTCTCCACCACCACCGCTGCTCGCTCTCCAGCCATCGacctccaccaccaccgtcGTGCCCCGAAG TGAATGGCAATTTGCAAACGAGGGTTTTAATCGAGGAGTCTCGATTCATCTCAAGCTGCATTATCTACG GTTGCTTGAGGAACAAGCTTTCCTGTACGTTTGGAGGCTCTGAATCAAACATTGTTTTACACAGTGGGCACAACAGAGGTACAGCTGCTTGCGCCTCCAGCATGCTATTTTTATGCTTTAGGCTGGAGATTctcttttttatgctttcatttgtttgcaaaattttttgtaTCTTGAAGTTTAATCTCCTTTTCCAGGTTAGTggatttattttgctttatttagtACAATTATGTAGATATTAG